Proteins from one Telopea speciosissima isolate NSW1024214 ecotype Mountain lineage chromosome 1, Tspe_v1, whole genome shotgun sequence genomic window:
- the LOC122653054 gene encoding floral homeotic protein APETALA 1-like, producing the protein MGKRKIDIELLENEKKKNVTFSKRRKGLFYKASELGNLCNVQTAIVVFSPAGNPFTFTSKGSSADIVIQRYLEKYEPAEIVKEDGGFWWDTVDVDKYCSMEGFLSLKNRLERLKENIFCRLTNMTVSFSSHEMGNIFEDLPNCCNTLPELSSFSSSYQEMDDIFEALPEVKENICSQHELSSSFSDQDLSDFFSDLPDFCV; encoded by the coding sequence ATGGGAAAACGGAAGATCGATATTGAGCTGTTAGAAaacgaaaaaaagaagaatgtgACGTTCTCCAAGAGACGCAAGGGTCTCTTTTACAAAGCTTCAGAACTCGGGAATCTCTGCAACGTACAAACCGCCATTGTGGTCTTCTCTCCGGCTGGGAATCCTTTTACGTTCACTTCAAAAGGTTCGTCTGCGGACATTGTTATACAACGTTACCTAGAGAAGTATGAACCAGCCGAAATTGTGAAGGAGGATGGTGGCTTTTGGTGGGACACAGTAGATGTTGACAAATACTGTTCCATGGAGGGTTTTCTGTCTCTGAAGAACCGTTTGGAGCGGCTCAAGGAGAATATCTTCTGTCGATTGACCAATATGACTGTGTCATTTTCATCACATGAAATGGGTAATATTTTTGAAGATCTTCCCAATTGCTGCAACACATTACCGGAGCTGTCTTCTTTCTCATCTTCATACCAAGAAATGGATGATATCTTTGAAGCTCTTCCCGAAGTCAAGGAGAATATCTGCAGCCAACATGAGTTATCTTCTTCATTTTCGGACCAAGATTTAAGTGATTTCTTCTCTGATCTTCCTGATTTCTGTGTTTGA